A genomic stretch from Clavelina lepadiformis chromosome 5, kaClaLepa1.1, whole genome shotgun sequence includes:
- the LOC143459683 gene encoding uncharacterized protein LOC143459683 isoform X1 — translation MASGEEPVQLQVNLTVNKQDQRTIGMHVQHAEHIEHHSRESSASNATAFTRPSDKDILKQMSSPLQKVNLTEAFTSKKFNDSYNLYESFKKKGDFKRAYQVVFEKYVLGPAYRGELLVELHKMLLFTEQTQNAAKTRQELIELIRTSITTTPEEIQAFAWQLSRKPEALFNSMTFYYVAAFFYSASPSPVIAVMGIESCVECMQGLVINLLKADSRLGSIIRDQVIPMIYEMKEMVFSVDGASKADRCKSATCCVHSIEYCHLIVGDHEGREKVLKEALSAMHKCFGAEYNQHLVVGLLRNNLAYTYACMSRMEEAEQYFQLAIKTYKDINELNNPELISRCIKRSEASLKMIQRMKQ, via the exons ATGGCAAGTGGAGAAGAACCCGTTCAGCTGCAAGTTAACTTAACAGTAAATAAACAAGACCAAAG AACTATTGGCATGCATGTACAACATGCAG AACATATCGAACATCACAGTCGAGAAAGTTCGGCCTCCAACGCCACAGCATTCACTCGCCCAA GCGATAAAGACATCCTAAAACAAATGTCATCACCACTTCAAAAAGTGAATCTTACTGAAGCTTTTACctccaaaa AATTCAACGACTCCTACAACTTGTACGAGTCTTTCAAAAAGAAAGGCGACTTCAAGCGAGCGTACCAAGTTGTTTTCGAAAAATATGTTCTTGGTCCAGCGTACAGAGGTGAGCTACTGGTGGAACTTCACAAAATGCTTCTATTCACAGAGCAAACGCAAAACGCTGCGAAAACACGTCAAGAACTGATTGAATTGATCAGAACAAGCATCACGACAACCCCTGAAGAAATTCAAGCATTTGCCTGGCAGCTCAGCAGAAAGCCTGAAGCTCTATTCAATTCGATGACGTTCTATTACGTAGCCGCTTTCTTCTACTCAGCTTCGCCCAGCCCAGTGATTGCGGTCATGGGTATAGAGTCCTGTGTTGAATGCATGCAAGGTTTAGTCATAAATTTACTTAAAGCCGATTCACGTCTTGGGTCTATTATCCGAGATCAAGTGATTCCGATGATTTACGAGATGAAAGAAATGGTTTTCTCGGTAGATGGCGCATCGAAGGCAGATCGATGCAAAAGTGCAACCTGTTGTGTTCACAGCATAGAATACTGCCACTTGATCGTTGGCGACCACGAAGGGCGAGAGAAGGTTTTAAAGGAAGCTCTTTCTGCGATGCATAAATGTTTCGGTGCTGAATATAATCAACACCTGGTTGTAGGCTTGCTTCGTAATAACCTGGCTTACACCTATGCCTGCATGTCAAGAATGGAGGAGGCCGAACAGTATTTCCAGCTCGCTATAAAAACCTACAAAGATATTAACGAACTGAACAATCCGGAACTGATAAGTCGATGTATTAAGAGGAGTGAGGCCAGTCTGAAAATGATTCAACGCATGAAACAGTAG
- the LOC143459683 gene encoding uncharacterized protein LOC143459683 isoform X5, with protein MASGEEPVQLQVNLTVNKQDQRTIGMHVQHAEHIEHHSRESSASNATAFTRPKFNDSYNLYESFKKKEQTQNAAKTRQELIELIRTSITTTPEEIQAFAWQLSRKPEALFNSMTFYYVAAFFYSASPSPVIAVMGIESCVECMQGLVINLLKADSRLGSIIRDQVIPMIYEMKEMVFSVDGASKADRCKSATCCVHSIEYCHLIVGDHEGREKVLKEALSAMHKCFGAEYNQHLVVGLLRNNLAYTYACMSRMEEAEQYFQLAIKTYKDINELNNPELISRCIKRSEASLKMIQRMKQ; from the exons ATGGCAAGTGGAGAAGAACCCGTTCAGCTGCAAGTTAACTTAACAGTAAATAAACAAGACCAAAG AACTATTGGCATGCATGTACAACATGCAG AACATATCGAACATCACAGTCGAGAAAGTTCGGCCTCCAACGCCACAGCATTCACTCGCCCAA AATTCAACGACTCCTACAACTTGTACGAGTCTTTCAAAAAGAAAG AGCAAACGCAAAACGCTGCGAAAACACGTCAAGAACTGATTGAATTGATCAGAACAAGCATCACGACAACCCCTGAAGAAATTCAAGCATTTGCCTGGCAGCTCAGCAGAAAGCCTGAAGCTCTATTCAATTCGATGACGTTCTATTACGTAGCCGCTTTCTTCTACTCAGCTTCGCCCAGCCCAGTGATTGCGGTCATGGGTATAGAGTCCTGTGTTGAATGCATGCAAGGTTTAGTCATAAATTTACTTAAAGCCGATTCACGTCTTGGGTCTATTATCCGAGATCAAGTGATTCCGATGATTTACGAGATGAAAGAAATGGTTTTCTCGGTAGATGGCGCATCGAAGGCAGATCGATGCAAAAGTGCAACCTGTTGTGTTCACAGCATAGAATACTGCCACTTGATCGTTGGCGACCACGAAGGGCGAGAGAAGGTTTTAAAGGAAGCTCTTTCTGCGATGCATAAATGTTTCGGTGCTGAATATAATCAACACCTGGTTGTAGGCTTGCTTCGTAATAACCTGGCTTACACCTATGCCTGCATGTCAAGAATGGAGGAGGCCGAACAGTATTTCCAGCTCGCTATAAAAACCTACAAAGATATTAACGAACTGAACAATCCGGAACTGATAAGTCGATGTATTAAGAGGAGTGAGGCCAGTCTGAAAATGATTCAACGCATGAAACAGTAG
- the LOC143459683 gene encoding uncharacterized protein LOC143459683 isoform X2, which yields MASGEEPVQLQVNLTVNKQDQRTIGMHVQHAEHIEHHSRESSASNATAFTRPKFNDSYNLYESFKKKGDFKRAYQVVFEKYVLGPAYRGELLVELHKMLLFTEQTQNAAKTRQELIELIRTSITTTPEEIQAFAWQLSRKPEALFNSMTFYYVAAFFYSASPSPVIAVMGIESCVECMQGLVINLLKADSRLGSIIRDQVIPMIYEMKEMVFSVDGASKADRCKSATCCVHSIEYCHLIVGDHEGREKVLKEALSAMHKCFGAEYNQHLVVGLLRNNLAYTYACMSRMEEAEQYFQLAIKTYKDINELNNPELISRCIKRSEASLKMIQRMKQ from the exons ATGGCAAGTGGAGAAGAACCCGTTCAGCTGCAAGTTAACTTAACAGTAAATAAACAAGACCAAAG AACTATTGGCATGCATGTACAACATGCAG AACATATCGAACATCACAGTCGAGAAAGTTCGGCCTCCAACGCCACAGCATTCACTCGCCCAA AATTCAACGACTCCTACAACTTGTACGAGTCTTTCAAAAAGAAAGGCGACTTCAAGCGAGCGTACCAAGTTGTTTTCGAAAAATATGTTCTTGGTCCAGCGTACAGAGGTGAGCTACTGGTGGAACTTCACAAAATGCTTCTATTCACAGAGCAAACGCAAAACGCTGCGAAAACACGTCAAGAACTGATTGAATTGATCAGAACAAGCATCACGACAACCCCTGAAGAAATTCAAGCATTTGCCTGGCAGCTCAGCAGAAAGCCTGAAGCTCTATTCAATTCGATGACGTTCTATTACGTAGCCGCTTTCTTCTACTCAGCTTCGCCCAGCCCAGTGATTGCGGTCATGGGTATAGAGTCCTGTGTTGAATGCATGCAAGGTTTAGTCATAAATTTACTTAAAGCCGATTCACGTCTTGGGTCTATTATCCGAGATCAAGTGATTCCGATGATTTACGAGATGAAAGAAATGGTTTTCTCGGTAGATGGCGCATCGAAGGCAGATCGATGCAAAAGTGCAACCTGTTGTGTTCACAGCATAGAATACTGCCACTTGATCGTTGGCGACCACGAAGGGCGAGAGAAGGTTTTAAAGGAAGCTCTTTCTGCGATGCATAAATGTTTCGGTGCTGAATATAATCAACACCTGGTTGTAGGCTTGCTTCGTAATAACCTGGCTTACACCTATGCCTGCATGTCAAGAATGGAGGAGGCCGAACAGTATTTCCAGCTCGCTATAAAAACCTACAAAGATATTAACGAACTGAACAATCCGGAACTGATAAGTCGATGTATTAAGAGGAGTGAGGCCAGTCTGAAAATGATTCAACGCATGAAACAGTAG
- the LOC143459683 gene encoding uncharacterized protein LOC143459683 isoform X3: MASGEEPVQLQVNLTVNKQDQRTIGMHVQHAEHIEHHSRESSASNATAFTRPSDKDILKQMSSPLQKVNLTEAFTSKKFNDSYNLYESFKKKEQTQNAAKTRQELIELIRTSITTTPEEIQAFAWQLSRKPEALFNSMTFYYVAAFFYSASPSPVIAVMGIESCVECMQGLVINLLKADSRLGSIIRDQVIPMIYEMKEMVFSVDGASKADRCKSATCCVHSIEYCHLIVGDHEGREKVLKEALSAMHKCFGAEYNQHLVVGLLRNNLAYTYACMSRMEEAEQYFQLAIKTYKDINELNNPELISRCIKRSEASLKMIQRMKQ; this comes from the exons ATGGCAAGTGGAGAAGAACCCGTTCAGCTGCAAGTTAACTTAACAGTAAATAAACAAGACCAAAG AACTATTGGCATGCATGTACAACATGCAG AACATATCGAACATCACAGTCGAGAAAGTTCGGCCTCCAACGCCACAGCATTCACTCGCCCAA GCGATAAAGACATCCTAAAACAAATGTCATCACCACTTCAAAAAGTGAATCTTACTGAAGCTTTTACctccaaaa AATTCAACGACTCCTACAACTTGTACGAGTCTTTCAAAAAGAAAG AGCAAACGCAAAACGCTGCGAAAACACGTCAAGAACTGATTGAATTGATCAGAACAAGCATCACGACAACCCCTGAAGAAATTCAAGCATTTGCCTGGCAGCTCAGCAGAAAGCCTGAAGCTCTATTCAATTCGATGACGTTCTATTACGTAGCCGCTTTCTTCTACTCAGCTTCGCCCAGCCCAGTGATTGCGGTCATGGGTATAGAGTCCTGTGTTGAATGCATGCAAGGTTTAGTCATAAATTTACTTAAAGCCGATTCACGTCTTGGGTCTATTATCCGAGATCAAGTGATTCCGATGATTTACGAGATGAAAGAAATGGTTTTCTCGGTAGATGGCGCATCGAAGGCAGATCGATGCAAAAGTGCAACCTGTTGTGTTCACAGCATAGAATACTGCCACTTGATCGTTGGCGACCACGAAGGGCGAGAGAAGGTTTTAAAGGAAGCTCTTTCTGCGATGCATAAATGTTTCGGTGCTGAATATAATCAACACCTGGTTGTAGGCTTGCTTCGTAATAACCTGGCTTACACCTATGCCTGCATGTCAAGAATGGAGGAGGCCGAACAGTATTTCCAGCTCGCTATAAAAACCTACAAAGATATTAACGAACTGAACAATCCGGAACTGATAAGTCGATGTATTAAGAGGAGTGAGGCCAGTCTGAAAATGATTCAACGCATGAAACAGTAG
- the LOC143459683 gene encoding uncharacterized protein LOC143459683 isoform X4 translates to MASGEEPVQLQVNLTVNKQDQRTIGMHVQHAEHIEHHSRESSASNATAFTRPSDKDILKQMSSPLQKVNLTEAFTSKKQTQNAAKTRQELIELIRTSITTTPEEIQAFAWQLSRKPEALFNSMTFYYVAAFFYSASPSPVIAVMGIESCVECMQGLVINLLKADSRLGSIIRDQVIPMIYEMKEMVFSVDGASKADRCKSATCCVHSIEYCHLIVGDHEGREKVLKEALSAMHKCFGAEYNQHLVVGLLRNNLAYTYACMSRMEEAEQYFQLAIKTYKDINELNNPELISRCIKRSEASLKMIQRMKQ, encoded by the exons ATGGCAAGTGGAGAAGAACCCGTTCAGCTGCAAGTTAACTTAACAGTAAATAAACAAGACCAAAG AACTATTGGCATGCATGTACAACATGCAG AACATATCGAACATCACAGTCGAGAAAGTTCGGCCTCCAACGCCACAGCATTCACTCGCCCAA GCGATAAAGACATCCTAAAACAAATGTCATCACCACTTCAAAAAGTGAATCTTACTGAAGCTTTTACctccaaaa AGCAAACGCAAAACGCTGCGAAAACACGTCAAGAACTGATTGAATTGATCAGAACAAGCATCACGACAACCCCTGAAGAAATTCAAGCATTTGCCTGGCAGCTCAGCAGAAAGCCTGAAGCTCTATTCAATTCGATGACGTTCTATTACGTAGCCGCTTTCTTCTACTCAGCTTCGCCCAGCCCAGTGATTGCGGTCATGGGTATAGAGTCCTGTGTTGAATGCATGCAAGGTTTAGTCATAAATTTACTTAAAGCCGATTCACGTCTTGGGTCTATTATCCGAGATCAAGTGATTCCGATGATTTACGAGATGAAAGAAATGGTTTTCTCGGTAGATGGCGCATCGAAGGCAGATCGATGCAAAAGTGCAACCTGTTGTGTTCACAGCATAGAATACTGCCACTTGATCGTTGGCGACCACGAAGGGCGAGAGAAGGTTTTAAAGGAAGCTCTTTCTGCGATGCATAAATGTTTCGGTGCTGAATATAATCAACACCTGGTTGTAGGCTTGCTTCGTAATAACCTGGCTTACACCTATGCCTGCATGTCAAGAATGGAGGAGGCCGAACAGTATTTCCAGCTCGCTATAAAAACCTACAAAGATATTAACGAACTGAACAATCCGGAACTGATAAGTCGATGTATTAAGAGGAGTGAGGCCAGTCTGAAAATGATTCAACGCATGAAACAGTAG